The DNA sequence GCGGCAGACTCTCAACGGTCCCGGATGTGCGTACCCCAGCCCGGATCAGTTGTTCGTGGCTTCGGTGGCGCGGGTCTCCGCGCTCTCGATCACGAACACCACGCGGCGGTTGCGATCGGCACCCGGATCATCCTTCTGCGCACCCGGGACGACCTGACGCATCGAGCCGAAGCCCATCGTGCGGATCATCGCGGCATCCATGCCATGCTGCGCGAGCTCGCGCTTCACGTTCTCGGCCCGCGCCAGCGACAGGCGCTGGTTGTACGTCGCGCTGCCGGCAGGATCGGCGAAGCCTTCCACCGTCACGACCGCACCCGGGTAATACTTGTTCGCGATCTGCGAGAAACGCTCGAGCGCCGCACGATCCGCATCCTTCACCATCGCGTCGTCGAACGCGAACGACACCGGGAGCATGACCTTCATGCCGTTGCCGGCGGCCACGATCTTGGCATCGAACTCGGTGCGCAGGTCAGCCAGTTCCTTCTTCAGCTCCGTGCGCAGGCCGGCCAGGTCGGCGCCGAGGATGCTGTCGGCACGCAGGCGCTCCGTGCGCTCGGTGGCGATCTCACCGCGGGTGGCGGTCATCTCACGCTTGAACGTCTTGCTCGTGACGCAGGCCGTCATCGACAGGGCGGTCAGCAGCAGCGCCGAGGCACGCAGCACTCGACCCGAACGAAAAGAGGTGTTCATCGCTAAAACTCCAGGAGAAGTGATGGACGAGCAGGGTGGCTCTCGTCTCGCACACAAACACTTAGCGAGATTCGTGCCACAATCTGCAACTAGTTGCCAATCTTGGACTTAGCGAGCCACTCCCCGCCGTCCACGACGAAGATCGCCCCGGTGATCCAGTCTCCGGCAGGGCTCGCGAGGTACGCGACCATCTGGCCGATGTCCTCCGGCGTGCCCCACCGCTGCAATGGAATCGACGCCTTCGCGAACGCGTCCATCGCCTTGTCGACGCTGAACAGGTCCGGCACCGGGGCCCCGGGCGGCGGCATGAATGCCTTCCTGACACCTTCTGTCGGGATCGGGCCCGGCGCGATGGCGTTGATCCGGATGCCATGCGGGGCCCACTCCACCGCCAGCGTCTTCGTGAGTGCATCCACGCCCGCCTTCGCGGCGGTGGCGTGGGCCATGAGGGGCCAGCCGCGATAGTGGAGTGTCATCGACGTGCTCACCACCCGACCGCCGCCCTGCGCCTTCATGTACGGGAACACCGCCTGCGTGCAGAAGAAGGTGCCGTACAAGTCGATCTCGATGACGCTCTTCCAGGCGTTCTCGCTCAGTTCCTCGGACTTCTTGTAGAAGTTGCCCGCCGCGTTGTTCACCAGCAGGTCGATGCGGCCGTGCGTGTCGTGCACCTCCTTCGCCATTGCCTGGACTCGCGACTGCTCGCGCACGTCCACCGCCACCGCGCTCGCCTTGCCGCCGGCCTCGCGGATGGCGGCCACCGCCGGCTCGAGGTGCTCGGGCTTCCGGCTGGCCAGCACCACGTGCATGCCGAGCTGCGCCAGCGTGGTGCTGATGCCAAGCCCGATCCCCGTGGCACCGCCGGTCACGATGCCGACCTGCCCGTCGAGGAGACCATCGCGAAACACCGGGTGTGGACTCATGCAGGTTGCTCGAATTGGGTGAAGAGGTCCGGCTCGACGCGGAGCGGGCGGAAGCTGCGTCGATGATGGGGGGTGGGACCGTGTTCCGTCAGTGCGGCGAGGTGGGCGGCGGTGCCGTACCCCGCGTTGTGCTCCCACCCGTAGACGGGGTGGCGACCGTGGAGCGACGCCAGCAGCCGGTCGCGCGTGACCTTGGCGATGATCGAGGCGCAGGCGATGCTCAGGCAGCACGCGTCACCCTTCACCACCGCCTGGTGCGGGGTGCCGAGTGCGGCGAACGGGCTGCCGTCCACCAGCAGCAGGTCATAGGGCAGCGTTATGCGCGCGATGGCGCGCCGCATCGCGATCGCCGTGGCCTGGTAGATGTTCACGCGGTCGATCTCGGCGACGCTGGCCGCGCCGATGCCGATGGCCAGCGCGGTGCGGCGGATGTCGACCGCCAGGCGCACGCGATCCGCCGGCTTCAGCGCCTTGGAATCCCCCACGCCGGCGATCTCACGGCAGTGGGTGGGCAGCAGGATGGCGCATGCGACGACGGGGCCCGCGAGGGGGCCCCGTCCGACTTCATCCACCCCGACGATGCGGGCGTGGCCGTTCCTGCGTGCCGCGCGTTCGACCCGGCCCCAGCCCTGCGAGCGAGCAGGCATGGGCCGACCGGGGCAGGCTCAGCCCGCGGCCTTGTCGGCCACGCGGACCTTGCGCTCCTTGATGCGGGCCGCCTTGCCCGTCACGCCGCGCAGGTAATACAGCTTCGCGCGACGCACCCGGCCGCGGCGCACGACGATGATCTCGCCGAGCATCGGGCTGTGGTCGGGGAAGATGCGCTCGACGCCCACGCCGTTCGAGATCTTGCGGACCGTGAAGGTCGCGCTGATGCCACTGCCGCGGCGGGCGATGACGGTGCCCTCGAATGCCTGGAGGCGCTCCTTTTCCCCTTCCTTCACGCGCACGTTGACACGAACCGTGTCACCCGCGCGGAACGGGGGAATCTCGCGCATCCACTCTTTCTGGGTCTCGATGAACGGGTGCATATCACGCTCTGCGGGGCGCCTGCGTGTTTCGGGCGCCGGCTGGGGTTGTCTCGGTGAGCCGAGAAGGTTAACCCGGCAGGGTGGCGGATGGTAGTGGCCCGGGTCGCCGGCGTGCCCCCCGGGGCACAGCGCGGAGTCAGGGCCGCCCACGCACCCCGGCCACCACCGCCAGCAGCTGCTCGTCCCGGGTGGCGAAGGGCGCCCAGAACGGCAGGGGGCCTGCGGACTGGAGCGCGGCGTCCAGCGCAGTGGCGTTGCGCGCCTGCACGATCATGTACACGGCGCCGCTGTCCCGGGCCGAAAGGGTCGCCCCGCCCTGCGCCGAGGTGTCGCGCAGCACCCGCATGGTGAGGTTCGAGTCGGCCAGCGCCGCCAGCGCCCCGAAGGAGTGCCCCGGCTTCACGGCGTAACGCGTGAACTGCAGCATCGCGACGTCGGAGAACATCGGGGGCGTGCCTGCTGTGCGCCGGAGCTGCACCCGTGCGGTGGCCGTCCCCAGCCGGCGGCGGCGCAGTGCGGTGTCTGCCTCCACACGGAGCCACCCGGCCAGCCGCGACGACGCCGTGTCGGCCGCCAGGCTGTCGCGCCACGCCGCCAGCAGCACCAGGGTCGTGCCGTCACCACTCGCCAGCAGCGTCGCCGCGTCGAAGCCGGGCAGGAAGGCCAGGTCGGCGTGCATGTGCTCCACGATCCGGCGCGTGTCCTCCACCTGCCGGCCCGGCGCCGTCGTCAGCGGCCACACCTCGAGCACGACATCCTGCGTGGTGTCCACGATCATGGGTCCGGCCGGCGACGTGACCGGCTGCACGGAGTCACGCGCCGGCACCGCGACCGTCGCCGCCGGCGGGGTCCCGGCCGCGTCGCCCCGGCTGCACGCCGCCGTGAGCGCCAGGGCGAGGCCTGCCACCGGCAGCGCGCGGCGGCAGCGCGGGGCCGCGGCGCCGTCAGTCATCGCGCGACGACGTGCGACGCTCCCCCTCGGCGCGTCGCCACGCCGCGATCTTCGCATGGTGCCCCGACAGCAGCACGTCGGGCACGCGGTGCCCGCGATACTCCTCCGGGCGGGTGTAACTCGGCGCGCTCACGCCGGCGCCGCCGTAAAACGAGTCGGTGGCGGCGGAGTCGTGGTCACTCATCGCGCCGGGCAGCAGCCGCGCAACGGCGTCCACGATCGCGAGTGCGGCCGGCTCGCCACCACTGAGCACGAAGTCCCCGAGCGAGAGCTCCTCCGTCGCGAGGTGGTCGGCCACCCGCTGGTCCACGTCCTTGTAGTGGCCACAGAGGAGCGTGAGTTCGGTGCCCGCGGCGAGGCGATGGGCGTCGGCCTGCGTGAACACCCTGCCGCGCGGCGACAGCAGCACGATCGGCGTGGTCGCGCCGAGATGCTCGACCGCCTCGAAGAACGGCGTCGGCTTCATCACCATCCCGGGACCACCGCCATACGGGTAGTCGTCCACCGTGCGATGCCGGTCATGCGTGAAGCTGCGCAGGTCCACCACGTTGTACGTGATGCTGCCGGCGGCGGCGGCCTTGGCCGGGATGCTGATCGAGAGCGGGCCGGCGAAGAACTCGGGGAAGATGGTGACGATGTTGACCACCAGCGGCGCGCGCGGTGCCTCGGTGGCCTCGCCGGCATCGATGCTGCCGGTGGCATCGTCGGGGTGCGCCGACCTGACGTCGCCCGGCACGGTCAGGCCTCGTCCGAGGGGTGTCCTTCGGCGAGCGGCAGCTCGTCGGGCAGCAACCCTTCCGGCGGACGGACCGTGACCACGCGCGCCACCTCGTCCACGTCCACGAGGATCTCCTCGCGCCAGGGGATGAAGTATGTCGGCCCGCCGTTGACGGGGCGCACGTCGAGCATCAGGCCCTGCGGCAGGTCGTAGGTGTCGGCGATCTCGCCGAGTGCGCGGCCATCCGCGTGTCGCACCTGCATCCCGATCAGGTCGTGCAGGTACACCTCGTCGTCGGCTGGCGGCGGCAGTTCATCCTGCGGCACCAGCAGGAAGCGGCCGCGCCACAGCTCGGCAGCGCTGCGATCGGGAACCTCGCGCAGCGTGAGCCGCACCGAGTCCATGTGCTGGCGCACGGCGGTGATGTGCAGTGCCTGCCCGTCGGGCGACGGGTCACCGGTGGCCGTGCCGGCGAACAGCCGACGGCCCGATACGAAGACCGCATCGGGCGCGTCGGTGATGGGCTCCACGAGCAGCTCGCCGCGGATGCCGTGTGCCTTGCGGACGCGCCCGACGATCATGAGCGCGGGCGAAGGCGTCATGACTACTCGGCCTTCGCGCCTTCGCTCAGCGGCACGGCAGCGGAGGCGAGCTTCTTCGCGAGGCGGGCTTCATGGCGGGCCTTCAGCACGCCACCCTTGCGGAGCAGCGAGCGCACCGTGTCCGACGCCTGCGCGCCGACGTCGAGCCAATGGTTGGCGCGATCGACCTTGATCGTCACGGCACCCTCGGTGAGACGCGGCGCGTAGGTGCCGATGATCTCGATGAACTTGCCGTCGCGCGGGCTCTTGCTGTCGGCAACGACGATACGGTAGACCGGCGCCTTCTTGCGGCCGACGCGGCGGAGACGAATACGAACCATCTGGGCATCCTCTGAGGGAGACGTGATGTCGCACGACCGATCACACGGGGTGGTCGTCGTGCACGGCGCGCTGGGGAGTCATGGGACTTCCCGCCGCCGGCCCGGGCTCCTCGCGCTGGTCGACCATTCGACCGGTGCACCCGGGGGACCTGCACTGCGTGCCAAACCCGGCCATTGAAGCCGAGCCTCGAAAGTTACACGGCCTGTGGCCGAAACGGGATGGGGTGGCCCTCAGCCCCGGCCGAACGGGTTCCGGCCGCCACTGGCGGTGACCTTCTTCATCATCTTCTGCATGTCCCGGAACTGGTCCAGGAGCCGGTTCACCTCGGAGACCGTCCGCCCCGACCCCTTCGCGATTCTCAGCCGGCGGGACCCGTTGATCAGGTCCGGCTTCTTCCGCTCGGCCATGGTCATGGACAGCACGATCGCCTCCACGTGCTTCATCCGCTTGGGGTCCATCTTGGCCTGCTTCAGCGCCTTGGTGTTCACCCCGGGGATCATCTTCAGCACCCCCTCCAGCGGCCCCAGCTTCTCGATCTGCTTCATGGCGCCGAGGAAGTCGTTCAGGTCCATGCCTTCACGGCGGACCTTCTTCTCCAGCTTCTTCGCCTCGTCGGCGTCGAACGACTCCTGCGCCTTCTCCACCAGCGAGAGGACGTCGCCCATCTGGAGGATCCGGCCCGCCATGCGGTCCGGGTGGAACTCCTCGAGGGCATCCACCTTCTCGCCGACGCCGATGTACTTGATCGGCTTCTTCGTCGCGCCGTAGACCGACAGGGCCGCACCACCGCGGGCGTCGCCGTCCATCTTGGTCAGGATGATCCCGGTGATCCCGAGGGCGTTGTTGAACCCCTCGGCGATCTTCACGGCGTCCTGGCCGGTCATGCCGTCGGCCACCAGCAGGATCTCGTCGGGCCGCGCGGCCTCCTTCACCTTGCGCAGCTCATCCATCAGGTTCTCGTCGATCTGCAGGCGACCGGCGGTGTCGATGAAGACGATGCGGTCGCGTTCGCGGCGAGCGACTTCGAGCCCGTTGCGCACGATCTTCAGCACGTCCTGATGCCCGCGCTCGGCGTAGACGGGCACCCCGAGCTGGGTGCCCAGCGTCTCGAGCTGGTCGATCGCCGCGGGGCGGTAGACGTCGGCCGCGATCAGGCGCACCTGTCGCTGCTCCTTCTGCATCCGGAGCGCGAGCTTGGCGGTGGTGGTCGTCTTGCCCGATCCCTGCAGGCCGACCATCAGCACGACGGTCGGTGGCACGGTGCTGAGCTTGAGCCCTTCGCGCCGCTCGCCGAGCATGGCGGTGAGCTCCTCGTGCACGATCTTCACGAGCTGCTGCTCGGGGCGCACGGTCTTCAGCGCCGTCAGGCCGACGGCCTTCTTCTCGACGCGCTCGAGGAATTCGCGGGTCAGCCCGAAGCTGACATCCGCCTCCAGCAGCACACGCCGGACTTCCCGGAGGCCGTCCTTGATGTCGGCTTCCGTGAGCACGCCCTTGCCCCGGAGCTTGGAGAAGGCGGCACCGATTTTTTCGCTGAGCTCGTCAAACATAGACTTTCAAGGTACGGAAGAAGTTGTGCACGAACAAGTTACGGACTTCGTACACGAACAGCGGACGCAAGGGCGCAAGGAGCCGCAAGGACGCAAGAATGCGTTTCGAACGCGCGCCCGGACACATGACATGCCGACGTCGAAGCGAGAAGGAGAGTGCATTGCCCACGCAGTCTTGC is a window from the Gemmatimonadaceae bacterium genome containing:
- the ffh gene encoding signal recognition particle protein codes for the protein MFDELSEKIGAAFSKLRGKGVLTEADIKDGLREVRRVLLEADVSFGLTREFLERVEKKAVGLTALKTVRPEQQLVKIVHEELTAMLGERREGLKLSTVPPTVVLMVGLQGSGKTTTTAKLALRMQKEQRQVRLIAADVYRPAAIDQLETLGTQLGVPVYAERGHQDVLKIVRNGLEVARRERDRIVFIDTAGRLQIDENLMDELRKVKEAARPDEILLVADGMTGQDAVKIAEGFNNALGITGIILTKMDGDARGGAALSVYGATKKPIKYIGVGEKVDALEEFHPDRMAGRILQMGDVLSLVEKAQESFDADEAKKLEKKVRREGMDLNDFLGAMKQIEKLGPLEGVLKMIPGVNTKALKQAKMDPKRMKHVEAIVLSMTMAERKKPDLINGSRRLRIAKGSGRTVSEVNRLLDQFRDMQKMMKKVTASGGRNPFGRG
- the rimM gene encoding 16S rRNA processing protein RimM gives rise to the protein MTPSPALMIVGRVRKAHGIRGELLVEPITDAPDAVFVSGRRLFAGTATGDPSPDGQALHITAVRQHMDSVRLTLREVPDRSAAELWRGRFLLVPQDELPPPADDEVYLHDLIGMQVRHADGRALGEIADTYDLPQGLMLDVRPVNGGPTYFIPWREEILVDVDEVARVVTVRPPEGLLPDELPLAEGHPSDEA
- the rplS gene encoding 50S ribosomal protein L19, which encodes MHPFIETQKEWMREIPPFRAGDTVRVNVRVKEGEKERLQAFEGTVIARRGSGISATFTVRKISNGVGVERIFPDHSPMLGEIIVVRRGRVRRAKLYYLRGVTGKAARIKERKVRVADKAAG
- the rpsP gene encoding 30S ribosomal protein S16 — its product is MVRIRLRRVGRKKAPVYRIVVADSKSPRDGKFIEIIGTYAPRLTEGAVTIKVDRANHWLDVGAQASDTVRSLLRKGGVLKARHEARLAKKLASAAVPLSEGAKAE
- the trmD gene encoding tRNA (guanosine(37)-N1)-methyltransferase TrmD, whose amino-acid sequence is MPGDVRSAHPDDATGSIDAGEATEAPRAPLVVNIVTIFPEFFAGPLSISIPAKAAAAGSITYNVVDLRSFTHDRHRTVDDYPYGGGPGMVMKPTPFFEAVEHLGATTPIVLLSPRGRVFTQADAHRLAAGTELTLLCGHYKDVDQRVADHLATEELSLGDFVLSGGEPAALAIVDAVARLLPGAMSDHDSAATDSFYGGAGVSAPSYTRPEEYRGHRVPDVLLSGHHAKIAAWRRAEGERRTSSRDD
- a CDS encoding OmpA family protein; translation: MNTSFRSGRVLRASALLLTALSMTACVTSKTFKREMTATRGEIATERTERLRADSILGADLAGLRTELKKELADLRTEFDAKIVAAGNGMKVMLPVSFAFDDAMVKDADRAALERFSQIANKYYPGAVVTVEGFADPAGSATYNQRLSLARAENVKRELAQHGMDAAMIRTMGFGSMRQVVPGAQKDDPGADRNRRVVFVIESAETRATEATNN
- a CDS encoding ribonuclease HII, whose protein sequence is MPARSQGWGRVERAARRNGHARIVGVDEVGRGPLAGPVVACAILLPTHCREIAGVGDSKALKPADRVRLAVDIRRTALAIGIGAASVAEIDRVNIYQATAIAMRRAIARITLPYDLLLVDGSPFAALGTPHQAVVKGDACCLSIACASIIAKVTRDRLLASLHGRHPVYGWEHNAGYGTAAHLAALTEHGPTPHHRRSFRPLRVEPDLFTQFEQPA
- a CDS encoding SDR family oxidoreductase; protein product: MSPHPVFRDGLLDGQVGIVTGGATGIGLGISTTLAQLGMHVVLASRKPEHLEPAVAAIREAGGKASAVAVDVREQSRVQAMAKEVHDTHGRIDLLVNNAAGNFYKKSEELSENAWKSVIEIDLYGTFFCTQAVFPYMKAQGGGRVVSTSMTLHYRGWPLMAHATAAKAGVDALTKTLAVEWAPHGIRINAIAPGPIPTEGVRKAFMPPPGAPVPDLFSVDKAMDAFAKASIPLQRWGTPEDIGQMVAYLASPAGDWITGAIFVVDGGEWLAKSKIGN